GGAGAACACCAACAGTAACATCATTTTTCTGGCACGTAGCTGTGCCTTTGTAATAtaatatgaaatagaacttaTGACTAGAGCATGTAATGTAATGTGCATATGTTACCAGCAAGAACCAGCTCACAGATCTGAAGTTAGGAATTATCGATTTGTCAAACTGGTCCAGAATCAGTACATTGATccggatcatctccaaaatctaATCACTTGTTCCATATCCCATTCgggatatttatttttcatttaaccCGTAATTTGTTCACATTGGCAATATTTAGAGTCTTCCTTAtagacaaagaaaacacacaaaaaacgacCAAAATTCGTCCATCAGTTTTTCAGTGAGACtgctcacaaataaataaataaataaataaaactagaaAGCACTAAGAGAGTGCAGAACTCCGTCACGCCAAAGCAGTCATCCATATTGCATTGTCACCTAAACGTTACACGTTTAGGTTTCATCCGTATCTGGTTTCCTTCCAGATACGGATGAAACTTGGGCACGATAGAGGAACCAACCCTACCTGTTTTTGTCAAATTTCTTCAACAACGGTCATTATGCAGCTAGataaaaaattttatttttattttaccaataatgagagatatggatttttttttttttaaactgatccagattgGGGGAGGTTGATCCAGATCGTCCCCAAAATCTTGTTCTTTATCCCATTTTGGATATTTCTTGAAAACCATTCCATCAGTTTTTGAGTTACACtgttcacaaataaataaatcattaaaaacgtAATCTCCTTGGTTAGTTTACATAATGTAAGTAAAAAGGCATGGTATTAAAGAATCAGGCAGGAGTGTGCTTGCTTGTGCGTCTCTCTGCACAGAACAAATTGTACAGGCAGTAAACAGCTCTGTCTGACGTCCGTGTTCTTTTGTTCTTCCCTCAGTTTGTTCCCAAGTTGGACTTCGTGGTCACGCTGAGGAAAGGCTGCTGGAGAATCTGTTTGCACGTTACAATAAGCTCTCCCGACCTGTGAAAAACACCTCGGACACAGTGCATGTGCACTTTGGGCTGTCTATCGCACAGCTAATTGATGTGGTGAGTACAACTGCAAAGCCTTGTTCAAGGTGTAGAGTGAAGTTTTTACAAGGGAATTAACAATCGGTAAACTCAGAGTGCTGCTGGAATAGATCACTTTGTACTGATTAAAAGCAGGATTatatattacagtaaatgtCTGTCTTTTAAGCAAGTTGACGATTGCAGCCTAATCGCTTCACAGAGCGGATCCTTTCAGAacctttcaacgcatgcacgTAGACCAGTGGTTACCAAACTTTTCTTAGTCCTGTACtgcttcagacatttaacctgaagtcaTGTAACCCCTACACCTGCACactcaaaaatataataatgtaatgtcatatacagtcCTACAGTGagttttacctatcctgttgagaaataatatataataaaaataataataataataataataataataataataataataataataataataataataactagaatatttgctcttattgaagaaaatgcaagtgaggaggATGCAGTTGCTGGCATGCATTAGCTTataagcattagcctagcattagcataacattatTATTGACCTACTTTTtgctttaacatagcattatcatAAGCCTggcaatagcaatagcattaacctagcactaacattaacctagcattagcattagcctagcaataacattaatctagcattaacattaacatagcaatagcattatcttagcattagcctagcattaacattaacatagcattagcctagcaatagcaataacctagcatgaGCGTAGCAATAATGTTGAGCTCCACCCCGAACTGCGGACTGGAGTCAGGGGTACTTCGAGAGAGGGGCACATGCAGCAATGGTGCATTCAAGGACGCTAGGAAATATGCAACTCACCTCACTacatattaaataatttatgtgACGATCATCAGCTTTATTTACTGCAGGATCTCTAAAAATCACAGTTCAAATCCATAAATGATCCTTTTGCGGTCTACAAGGATGTGCTCACAGCCCAGGCTTGGCCCTATGGTTAAGAAACATTGAGTTAGGGAAACTGAAGTAgagattaaataattattaaccAAGTGCCAATTTTCACTCGGTCCTCAGACCCAGTGAATTCTCTTAAGTAGGGGATGCATTTAAACTGTGATCGATCATCGTTACACTGAGTTCAGCTTGTTACTGACATTGAGAAAACTGAATAAAACCAACCTACTGAGTATTTTTCACATTGTTATGTTTTGCTGGTGTCATGTAACAATTATAGTAACCACAGGTATTTTACTGCAACATCATATTTTAGGTTGCGTTCATTGAATTAAAGTTGCTCTTCAGCATGCTTAATGCCATCCTAAGCTTCCAGTAGGGCTTTTCAATGGGAAGAGTATAGTGTTAATAAAGTGGTCTTAAACCTATTTATTTGcaggatttttaatttttattttttttccaagttaaATTACCAGAACAATTCGGTGAAGGATTTCCATCATTTGAGTTACAGTCATTTGGGAGAACTAAATTTTTTAAAGGAGCAGAGCAAGATCTCAATAGTGACAGCACAGCCGCTAAgataactgcagccatcagccaagcagGCGCGGGTGCGTCGAAGCGTGATGTGAAATGACACATCACGTCCACAGGAATGTGCGGGCAACAGCCTGTTCAAGGCTAAAGGGAGatattcattttggttttgaacGCTTAATcatccattagcattaaaagacttaaaggtcccatgtcatgctatttttcacccatttctatttgttctaagaactcaaaaacataatatttgaggtttattttcccaaactcacctgttttccagagttttagcctctgaaaaactccatgagtgggcgtgtctatagacgggaaaATGACATATCTCCTCCCCGCACGTTGACATaaggccagaggacggcccgccctcctcccacccactccgtagctaagctcatgctgctttatacaacacgagacagagcgtgggggcggggcgtttgccgatacatacatagactgtagaaaatacatacatagcactgtgcgctaaaatgctcaccttcgtgggcgtgtctgtttacatgtgaaTCACGGCAGACAGCTTCCTGGGGGCGCGGCTTCTTCAGCTCAGTGCCGcttcaaatttgtcatcaaagtgggaacgcgtcatcaaattggagcgaggtgtttaaGAGGTGCAGCAAGAAAGGAGCAAagcaccctctaactaacgaagaatcaatgaaaaaaacactttgggcatgtgtatgaagcccaaatagcacttttatgatgtttaaaggtgcagtccgcgactcagatccctctctccccttgccctgcctccaaacttcccAAAGTCCTTCCCTcggaggagctaacaagctaacgttagtccgactgcaacatcacagtaatataacatgctctgttaaaagcatattactgcagtgcttctctctctctcaatgtgcacaaacacggaggctgctgcgtgcacacaaacaacacatgcaccacagagttctagtgtaacaattacaaatcaaacataatgtaaatcaagcagcagtgaTTACCTTTCCCTGCCTAATTGCTTCTCTATATTCTTAAGACAATAAGAATATTGTCTTTGTACTTTTACAGGATTAACTATTTGGATTATACTGGTTTCTTCCATTCCCTActaacatttttttccattaaaactTTTGAAAATCCTAATATTCCTACTGTTAAAATGCTTTTAGTTGAAGCTACGGTCCAAAATTCTTTTGGGTgtagtttatgtattttttatgagCCTGTGACGTATATGAACCGTTTcaagacaaaaacatttattacacagactttaatgttgttattttgtaaatgtcaATATGGTCAtaattttttaactgaaaaaaccTTTGGTGTACCAAACATTGCCAGTCTTTCCACACTAAATATGAAGCCTATGAATATAAACAATGATTGACTGGCATTTGAGGTAAAATGTAAGTTGAGCACAACAGTTTGCATAAATGCAAAGCACAAAACACAGCTACTCACTTCATCAAAGAAAGACCCACagtaaaaagcacatttagcaGTGCAAGTCAGTAGCACACAGAGCGTTTCAATATTTGTAGCACATTGAGGGATCTATTCTCCCGTCTAaacttaagcacttttttgcgcgcctgcagttacttGCGTCTCTCCTACACGTATTCTCTGggccaggttcctgacacgcccaccgcccGTAAGTAGAGCAAAAGCGCGtagtgtgtgaatgaaggcgggctgaaggaaaggaggcggtgatttcattttctttgggctgtctagaaatcacagaacatggagttttcccaacgcttgtttCTGGTCTATCCTCACCCGCATATGACAGCTTTTTTCACTCTGtcgtggatcaaactgtgactttacgttggatatagtatgaaaatagttgaatcactgtgaccaatgtGGACAGAAGACTGCGTCTGTCCACACgggtccgtgtggcttcaaatgtaactaagtccatatttgatgaattcatgttgggtgtgggatacatatgtatgtgtatatacgtatatatgcatatgtgtgtatccataaaatgaagagtccgtccttaagactgctctactgtaaagtgccttgagataccattggttatgatttggcgctatacaaataaagattgattgattgattgatttgtagtgcaatataatgtttcaccttatcggggcatGCACTTATTTCAGGGTTAGAAGTGCGTAAGAGGAAAAAGACTTACGCACACTGGAGAATCCGCGTAAAGCCatatttgaatgggaacacccacatttcagggctgctacacccacagtgcgtaactgggaagAAGGAGCGCAgcaactgacttaagtacagggggagaatagcgcgcacacaaaaacagcaacGCTACGCTGGTTTTTGGACTTatgtgcatgggagaatagagcccttagttCTTTAGAAGAACTTCAATGGCTTCCACACTTGTAGGTTGTCTGAAAATGCTGATAATAAATGTACCAGGTCGGGTCACTTTAGGGCTGGAGACCCTCCTCCAGCCCTAAAGTGGAGCGGCTGTAGGGctggaggagggtcttcttctacttAGAGTTTGTAAATTAACAAATTTgcgcgctagcgccccctcaaactcaggtcaaaagctgaattgttaggtttcatttttagtatacGTGACTGTGccgttttcattcatttatgaggtcttgtGGCCCACATGCGCGATTGACGTATTGTGCACCCCTGCTGTAAGTGGTGTTATGGTCATGATGGTGGAAGCCTTGTGACCAACCCAGAGATCTCTTTTATCCACTGGACTTGGAATGCTTTGCAATTCACTGGAAGTGCCGGTAGAAGTTGCTGGGAATGGGCTGTCGGGCCTTCCTTGCAGATTCTGCTGTTGGATGACAGTGAATACGAGTAGGATTGTAGTAGCTATTTTAAGGCCAAATAATGTCTAAGCACAGGGTTCACAGTGAGGAGAGTGTCTCTatcattatttgtattattatactTTGTGGTTTGATCTGCTTAGTCTACCTCTTGGAAAGTTTCAAGCTGGTCCCTTTTTGGCCTTTTACACCGATATTCAGCTAGCAGGTTTACCAAACTTTTTTTGACCATGAGCGCTTACTTACTTACTCCATGTTatgccttgtgtttttttttaaaaaaaagggtcaaTGACCTCTAATTTAATTGGCTTCACTAAATCTTAACTTTGCCCTTGCTTATACAGTTTTACTGAGAGAAAATGTGTCAGATTTTATGAACAACAAGAAATAAGTGAACTTTCTAGAGTTTTCTGTGACTTTCGTGTGATCACATTGGGCATTCTGTGGTCtgtaaatgaaaattaattGGAAATATCATGTTTGGAAAAAGGTTAAAGCGGCGTAATGACATATTACTCGACACCTGCTGAGGGAGACAGCTGCTGGCAGCATCCGTCTCCGCTCTGCACAGCTCATTAGCTGATCAGCGACATAACACTGAGCACCTTCCATCTTTTCCCACTGCATTGTGAGTGTCCCGTCATCATGATTTCCACTGTGCCAATTTACTCTGTAAGtgatacattttcaattacagcTTGACTGTTGTATGAATACTCATTAATAACTAGCTCAAAGCTACACAAAGCGAGGCAGATAAAATTAAATACAGATCCCCTATCAATGGAAATGAAATCCATTACAACAGAGGagattacattatttttccacATAAAATTCAGTTGTCAAGTGTGGCAAAATTATAACTCATGAATCACAATCTAGTTATTATATCCGAAAGCATCTTTTTGCTTTCAATTACTGTCCATAATTATTTGTTAAACCTTTAGTATAGTCATTGGTGTGGTTTTGAAGACTGAGTTTCAACAATGTTAGAAAACAACCCACAGACTTTTTAAAGGCACAAAAAGTAGCCAGCATGTGGGTTGAATCAGGGATGATCCTCCAGGTTTCTGACACACAATTAGATGACAGTGCTTGCTCCACATGACTGATGGAGGGAGTCAGCTCTGGGTAGAGTTGTTTTCTACTGTGTATTCACTGGCTGCTTTCTCTTAGTTATCACAGAGGTAGACCTGCAGAAAGCAGCTTGCAAACCAAGACAGAAACTCTTAACAAATACCTgcttttgtgcaccaaccaccaagtcaaattccttgtactgtcctcaaaactgtacatggcaaataaaataaaacatttctttgaTGGGTCACACATCCAGTCTGACTTTAAAGTTTCAGACTGGAAACTTTAAAGTCTGTAACATGTAGTTACAGTGTACTAAGATCAGTGCTAGGTTCGACAACTGGAGCAGTGATAGGTGTAGAGTGTGCTAATGACCACAGACCATGGAATAAGTTTAAATTGTTGgcttattattttacattgaaGACAGAATAAACAGTTGACAAGATTATTAACataacagaaaattaaatgtttttacccTTTTCGTTCAAGTGATTTGGTTTCTCAAtcccttttcctttttaaacctATTATTTTGATTTAGAATTATATTATTCTCAACCTAAGTTATTGTTGTAACAGTTTCAAGTTTTATCCTTTAATCTATTTGAGTTAACTCAGtattattctgaataaaatCTAGTTCTTTAGTTTCAACATTTAGTTCCAGTTTCCCTTTAAGTTCaacctgttttgtttgttgtttgaaccaacccaaacatttacatttcaaataacaCCATTATGGCATTACCATGTATGGTTGACAAAACAGGCGCTCTTCTGCttgaatagagcgcctgtaggtGATGTCTTGGTAGGAGATCCGAGCGCCGATGCAGGTTAGCAGgttgtcaaactgggcacgggagagacggaagtagggctgaaagcgactctcgtccgagcgcagctctggtgaatccagaaacgacGCCGAGGCGCCCTTCAACGACATTGTCTGgctttatttatcaaataaagcGAAGCCACTCTCTCGATAACGTAGAGCCAATGAGCAGGAGTCAGAGGCGGCGTGTTCaacaaggaactccaaactttattctccattcaaccacacttctctgTAGCCctttaacatcacagtgcacacattGAGTCACACCAAGATATTTGACTGGAAACACAGCCTACTCAACACAATAacgttccccaccacttcacagtcactgggtgaattatgactgatcgccacaatattaTCTATTGTATGAACActaccggcaacagagaagcccatACCCAAAACGTGCTCAACGCGAGTCCAGAGCAACATCGCTGAagtctgattcaatgagcacaagtgtCCTAGGGCGAGGCACAATTTCGACGCCCGaaacgtgtttggtgtgaacgcgccataAATTCTACCAGCTTTTTGAAGAAACAGTAGAAAGTCCAACAGAGGGCGTGATGCACAGTGGAATGTTTAGCAGAGAGCGTGTTGCTCTTATGCGATGCACAGCTCAAGTGTTCACTGGGTGGCTTGCCATCTTGTGTCTTACACGTgggctgcgtccaaatagttcctcctatctcctttcctttccacttttccataaccccatGGATGGCAtcatggggttaaggaaaggtgttaggaaagGAGCAGGAACAGGCCattacgtttgttttgacaatcagacgcattTCCACTACGTGAcataataatctgacggccgcaaaggttagtgacgtgTGCCGTGGTggaaaaactacacatttcaaaaaatggactactaaaagcacatttataacactttgaATATAAATCAACGGAAAAGAGGctatgaggaacaaaagtgaaactaaaatgtCACATTCACCTTCCACTAAACATGTCTCTGATCATTTTTTCCTTGAACCAcagagttgtcagttataatctgataatatgttttACATATAAAAAGATATGGATTtaggattatttatttaaagttgtacaaggcatattattgcattggtacggtcttcgtgagtttccgtgagcACTTGGGTGTGCGTTTCCCTTAAAATGTTGTTGCTGCAAGAAATTGTGAggcagcattatctcgtctaaTTTGGTAAAGGATACATCAAGGtgtcctaggctaaaggaggttaaaaAAGGAAGcactgagcctcttttcctgagcttaatgaaaactctgacattttttatcatggccaccacttaaacacttccgggggtgaaggaatAGTGGATAGTAAAGAAGATAGGAGAGACTATCATGGAACCGTGGAATCCAACTCTGATCTTAGCTCTGGATTCTTGATCCCGCAGTTAATGGGCTAccataacaataaaataatatgcacaaataaattaaataatacatctGGTGGCTTCAAATATCAGTAAGtccattttttttccagctCAATCCAGGCCATGCTTcatttacacacaaaataaatcatttatgtCCACCAttttacattaaacaacatAAATCTGCTACCTTAGCTTTCCGTTTACAAGAAATAACTAATACATTATGACAAAATATTCCTTggatgaaattttttttttaaccctttagcATGTCTTTTAAACCAAATTAATAATTATATCATGAAATATTGCtttgcttttaatttttttttttttttttaaccctgttGATCTATTTATTGTCTATTTATCACTtgcaatgtatttgtttatgacTGTTTTTATTAACGGGCTTTTATTTAATTAGGCTTTTGTAAACCAGAGTTACATCCAAATATAGATTTGTTTTGATTGCCAGTGGAAAGACAGGttcaaaacacaaataatatgtgcatttttgtgttcatTAAAGGATGAGAAGAACCAGATGATGACAACAAATGTCTGGGTCAAGCAAGTATGACATAAGAAAGTCCGATAATGCTAAAGAGCCAAGTAAAAGCCTGGTGGGTAAACACgactgatgttttattttaggaATGGAATGATTACAAACTCCGCTGGAACCCAGAAGACTATGAAAACGTCACTTCTATTCGCATACCCTCAGAGATTATCTGGAGGCCTGACATCGTCCTCTACAACAAGTGAGGATCAGTAGCAATACTTTTCTGTTAGCCTGACATTTATTTCATGATTGGTGGATCCTTGAATGACAGGACTCTGGGGAAGAAAACATGAAGAATCTGCTGTTGCTTCAAACATCCCATCCTGTACTACAGTCATAATGTAAAAGGTTAACCTGGTCAGCTCTAATGGATGCAGCTGCAAACAAAGCTCCATATCAGGAATTAATACAGGCCATCCCTTGAACAGGTTTATTCTCCTTCTTTCTAAATTGAGATACCCATGCAATGCTTAGTTTGTGATgacttataataataaataaatacatttgttttagttttgtgtccCTAGCCCACTTccatgtacataatatattgCCCGTGCCTGTGGTCTCCTAATCTCCCTGTTTGTCTTTGAATGAGATTACTTTGTTTATTAAATATCTTTACCATCATAGATAGAATCCATTCAGTTTTTCAGCACCTGAGTTAAACATTATATAATTggagatatttttttataaatataaggTGGATGCACAAATCAAACAACCTGGTCTCCCAAAGTTTGTGACAATAATACGAAGTTGACTTTGATTCATTTTTCTTGCGTCCAACATGATTTCTTCATCAATCGACGAGCTGCGTGAATGAATAGCTCCAAACCCTGAATGAAGTTTTGCAATAAGTCACAATTGCACGAAATTAAttctgatatccggagtttctgagaaatctatgtttatgtatgatgtttttgaaatgcgaaaaaatacctaactagtcgattactatggtctactgcctgttgtcattcatatacattaatgtatataagtccctccttcatcctatagacccctatacaaatgaaaaccATTGCCGACTGCgcacagccaataggcttctacttcctgtttttgagactgtcaatcaaaaatcggaactgtgcacggaaacaaggccgcgcgtcacaacagcaaacaggtaaatatgattttgcctcttacctgacccatagacctatgtCAATGCGAaacgatgcgaccttgttatgttccgcgatgcgcgtgcagaaaagtagaggcgtggcttctggtagattgcagaggcagggggaggaagtggagctgttgagggcgggacatcaagacgtttctcagaaattccggatatcagctttaagtttgAAACCTATGAAAACTTAATTCCCtgaggagaagaaagaaaaattgAAGTTGTTTTGTCGAGGTGCTGACCTTGCCTAAATTATAGTATCCTATACCTGAAAGAAATGCCAGTAAATAGAAAATTCTATAATACATTTTTGACTACAGAACAAATTAAAACTGTACTTGATACcagttttcttttctgtttcatttctCATTTCTGGTGTAGTGCTGATGGGGATTTTGCAGTGACTCACCTCACAAAGGCACATCTGTTCTATGATGGTCAGATAAAGTGGATGCCACCAGCCATTTATAAGTCGTCATGCAGCATTGATGTTACATTTTTCCCATTCGACCAGCAAAGCTGCAAAATGAAGTTTGGCTCTTGGACCTATGATCGTGCAAAAATTGATCTGATCAGCATGGCCAGTGATGTGGATCAAATGGATTATTGGGAGAGTGGCGAGTGGGTCATCATCAATGCCGTGGGAAAGTACAACACAAAGAAGTACGAGTGCTGCACAGAGATTTACGCAGATATCACATATTACTTCATCATACGGAGGCTTCCGTTGTTCTACACTATAAACCTCATCATTCCCTGTCTGCTAATTTCATGTTTGACTGTTCTGGTGTTTTATTTACCATCACAATGTGGGGAGAAGATCACATTGTGTATTTCAGTATTACTGTCCCTGACTGTGTTCCTGTTGCTGATCACAGAGATTATACCTTCTACATCACTGGTGATTCCGTTGATTGGTGAATACCTGCTCTTCACTATGGTTTTTGTCACACTCTCCATCGTAATTACAGTATTTGTGCTAAATGTACACCACCGATCGCCACAGACACATGGCATGCCTCACTGGGTTCGGCGGGTGTTCTTGGATTTTGTGCCTCGAGTCCTCTTTATGAAGCGTCCTCCAGGCACAGCAAAACAGCACTGCAAGAAGCTCATTGAGATGATGCACCGTCCACCTACGATATCCACAATGGGCAATTCACAGGCGTTTTGGAGCGGTTTAGAGACAGGACTAAGACACATGACTCAGGTAGATGACACAATCCCAAAGACTCGATCTAGTAGTCCAAGCATAGTTGTCCGGTCACCCTCCCCTCCCTCTTCCCCTCTTGAAGACCAAAGCGAGGAAAACCCCTCACCGAAAGCCAACATTTTCAGCCGAAC
This portion of the Gouania willdenowi chromosome 7, fGouWil2.1, whole genome shotgun sequence genome encodes:
- the chrna4b gene encoding neuronal acetylcholine receptor subunit alpha-4b; this translates as MKSNRCWKKLDTTRCTMDLYRCLGLLLFSLPLHVCSQVGLRGHAEERLLENLFARYNKLSRPVKNTSDTVHVHFGLSIAQLIDVDEKNQMMTTNVWVKQEWNDYKLRWNPEDYENVTSIRIPSEIIWRPDIVLYNNADGDFAVTHLTKAHLFYDGQIKWMPPAIYKSSCSIDVTFFPFDQQSCKMKFGSWTYDRAKIDLISMASDVDQMDYWESGEWVIINAVGKYNTKKYECCTEIYADITYYFIIRRLPLFYTINLIIPCLLISCLTVLVFYLPSQCGEKITLCISVLLSLTVFLLLITEIIPSTSLVIPLIGEYLLFTMVFVTLSIVITVFVLNVHHRSPQTHGMPHWVRRVFLDFVPRVLFMKRPPGTAKQHCKKLIEMMHRPPTISTMGNSQAFWSGLETGLRHMTQVDDTIPKTRSSSPSIVVRSPSPPSSPLEDQSEENPSPKANIFSRTTSGQYSVLSEKHPLRGYNSAETYSSQLSLPPTLLLGPIRTLTKDDANPLALNGRSHSVEQVSLQQTQIPQRAGHQCRSRSFQNCCLHDDRVIGLTQSEKKTVSNDQLAKNVIKESSKDASTQQDTVIPTVSPSMQRAIEGVQYIADHLRAEDTDFSVKEDWKYVAMVIDRIFLWMFVLVCILGSVGLFLPPWLAGMI